TTTCCTGTTACCGCAAAGGTAGCTCGCCAGGTGAGAGTGGGTCTTTACTCAacacccttccttctctccccccccccccccgaataaaAACCCAACAGTTTGTTTAAGGGACTGAGAAGATCTCAGGAACAAACGCCCTCTTCCAAAACACCTGGACCTTGGGACTTGCTTGAGGAGGATCCGGTTTGTAGGAAAGAAAAGGGGTCAGGTGGAAGCAGGAGGGAATCCGGCTTCTTCTTCATCACCGCCGACCGCCTTCACCATGCCCAGAGCCTTCCTGGTGAAAAGGAAGGACCCTTATCCCGAGGTCCGCGACTGGAATGAGCTGCCGGACGAGGAGCGAGCCGACACCTACATACCAggtgaaacaaaacaaaaaaggaaCAATCTTTGCTCGTCTTCTAACGAACGGGTTTGGTCGGGGGTATGTGGGcgacctgagagagagggagtgagaaagagagggtgggaggtaggtagggagggagtgggaaatagggagagggtgagagaggggtagGGGGCCAGAGAGACGTAAGAAATTGGAAGAGCGGTCAACCACGTCCAAACAAAAATAAAGTTCCTTCAATCCCGGATCACACGGGGTTTGTAGGTATCTttgcagcctctctctctctctctcgagggctcGAAGCTCGAATACAAGGTCCAACACCTACTTCAAACCCACCCCGTGTAACAGGCGCCTAATCTCTCAGGCTGATCCAACATTGCGGAACAGCAAACGATTCGTCCGCTTTCAAGGCAGACCCCACTCATTTGGGCAGGCTTCTCTCGCAAGAGGGGACAACACGCTTTTAAAGGTCGTGTATTAAAAATGCTCCCGGATACAGGAATCCCGTAAAAGGGCAGGTTGTGTTTACATTACAGTGTGTACTCTGTGTTCTCTGATTCCATCAGTCATCAACCTGTTAGCAGCAACGAGGCAGACTCCAAGGCTTCCAAACGGGCCCCCCTTCTCGCTTTAGCTGCATCTTCCCAGAGTAAACATAACGGAACCGGGGCAACCGCTCCTTCCCCACCGCCACCGCTTAAAAGTTGAACCCACTGTGGGTATCACGTTGCATTCCTTTGAGTGAAACACTGATAAGAAAGACCTGCAGAGCCAGACAACACCCAGAACTCAAACAAGCCAAGAAAAAAACATTTCAGCCCATTGTTTAAACTGGACTAAGACACGAGCGATCCCTCCATAGACCTTGCTGTCTAACAGACCATTGTGTAAGGGTTTTATTTTCTATTTCCAGTTAATCTGAGCTGTTTCTTGAGTTACCAAGAAGAAGGAAAGACGGAGGATCCAGCACCTGGAACAACTGGTTTGGACAGACTGCTAAACGACTCAGACGAGCGCCGCCTCCCTTACAAGACCGAACCGGACCAGGAGAATgcagaggagcaagttctgggaTCGGAATTCAAAAAGCGCAGCGTCTTGCGAACGAAAATCAAGGTGAGCCGCCGCCCCCGATAGACTCCGGTTAATCATTACAGTACTCGGCAATATCAGCAGAGAGAGGAGCCTTGGTCGGTGCACTGAACGAGACCCCGAACAGGAATGTGATAATAGGGACACTGAGGTGTAAGACAAGCCCCAAACATGTAGATGGAGAGTCACATAGTTTAAGGAAGATCACACCAGGTGCTCTcctttaataaaataaacacCGCTCAGCAAAAGGAAAAGGCCAGAAATATCTTCACTACATgacattatatattatattaaatgtATTAAACATTGCATTATTTCagattatatattatattaaatatAACATATTATTTCagattatatattatattaaatataatgcatCTTATTTCAGATTATACACTATATTAAATATAGTATAAATATTATTTAAGATTGTACATTATATTAAGTGTCATTCACATATTTCACATTATATATTATCTTAAATACAATACACATTATTTCATATTAAATATAATACACATATTTTAGATTATGCATTGTATTAAATGTAATACACATATTACTTCagattatatattatattaaatgtAATTCACATATTATTTCACATATATATTAAGTATTATACACATATTTCAGATTATATTATATTAAATATAAACACGTTATTTCAGATTATACATTATATTAAATATAATACACTATTTCAGATTATACATTATAATATAATACACACATTTTAGATTACACATTACATTATTTAAGATTATACATTATATTAAATGTAATTCACATATTTCATATATATTAAATATAACATTATTTCATACTATACATATTAAATATAATATACATTATTAATTCAGATTATACATTATATTAAAAATCACGTGCATTGTATTATTTTAGATTGTACATTATATTAAATACAATACACATTATTTCATATTATATAGTATATTAAACATAATACACATTTCATATTGTACATATTAAATGTAATACACTATACACTTTAACTATTATACACATTATTTCATACACATATTAAATACAATACACATTATACATTACATTGTTATAGTATATGCCATATGTATTGTTATATATTATATTGTCATTATTATATTATACACTTTATTATGTTACAGTATTTCCTATATTATATATCAGTATGAAGCCAGCTCAATAGGCCTGTACAATTTGTAGTGTCATTGAACACTCCCACCTTATTTCAATGATAGATAATATAAAAGTAATTAATCCTTTTAAAATGCACCATCAACATTGAAAAAGAGAATTCAGGTGACCAATTTATTTGTAGAAATATAAAAAGGTCTTTGGGGCCAGAAAATGATTCCTGCTCTAAAAGGCTTTCAACTACACACCGACTCAGTACGTGTCTAAAGGTAATAAAATCTAAAAATGTTTGGTTAAGCACGGAGTCGGAAATCGCCAGTTCACTGGATGAAGTTCTCCAAGGTCACGACTGGATTAGTTTTGCTGTTTTGACTGGATTAGATTTGTTATTCAGACACCCTTGCATTATGTTAAACTTCTGGGAAATGGAGGCACCTTATGGATTTATTAACAACATTTTGGAGCCTTTGCGGTGCTCAGGTGCTGAATCTAATGGTGCACCTAATTTGTTGCTTTGTCTTCCCTTTACCCCTTTAATAGATCACAACTGGGGAGTGCAGCGAAGCCACGTTCCGCTGCCAGGTGTGCAGCAAGGGCTTCCGGCTACAGCGCATGCTCAACCGGCACCTCAAATGTCACAGCCAGGTGAAGCGCCACCTGTGCACGTACTGCGGCAAAGGCTTCAACGACACCTTCGACCTCAAGAGGCACGTCAGGACGCACACCGGTACGTCAGCCGTAAACCCCACCCACCGCAGGAAGTCCTCCCACTGTAGTCACGGGGAGCAGCATGGGAGTTGTAGTTTTTTTGCTGGTGCACAGCCAGGTTAATGGCCATGAGCTGATCTAGAATTCTTACTAAATGATTCAAATAGTAGCTAGGCATGATAAGTGGTGGTGTCAAATAgagtaagaaagaacttacatttatatagcacctgtcatgacatcccaaagtgctttacagccaatgaagtattttttgaagtgtagtcaccgttgtaatgtaggaacacagggcagccaatttgtgcacaacaagctcccacaaacagcaatgtgataatgactagataatctgttttttaggagttagttgagggataaatgttgggcaggagaacaccccagctcttctttgaaatagtgccatgggatcttttatgtccacctggagggtagacggggccttggtttaacagcttatttgaaagatggcacctccaacaccaCAGGACtgtactgaaatatcagcctagattatttactcaagtctctggagtgggtcttgaacccatgaccttctgccttaaaggcaagagtgctaccaactgagctaaggctgacactgaTAAGTAGTCTCTGTTTAGCAGAAAAGACTATCATCTTGCTTATGGATTTGCGAATATCCAAAATAATCCATAAAGAAATATGGTTAGGCAATGAAAGAAATTAGAAATTATCCAGTGAGTGGCTGAGTTGTACAGAGCAGAAAGAacccaggttcgatccctggtctgtgctgagatagctgGTCTTAGTGGTGCTTCTATCTGAAACAATTTAGTTAGGAAGGGAAAACTTGGGCAGGCTTCCCTgtactgattgctatccagccaCCCTGCTGTAAATTCATGCAAATGAACACTGCAAAAGGACAGGATCAAACTTGGCTGTGGAAGCTCACAAATGAATATCAGCCGTTAAGAGTGCTATACCCGAGCCTGACTTGGACCATGGTAACTGTGCTCCAATAAGGAGTCAACACCTACAggaaaggagagaagaaaattggtgAGGGAAAATGAAAAGAAGAACTATTGGGATATATATTGGTGAtaaacatggagtgtttcatCAATGATAACGGATAAATATTTTACAGCTGTAGGTGAACATTTTGTAATTTAGACAACAAGTGTTCCATTGGATTAAACATTTCTAAATTGGTTTTATTGTGCCTTAGGGTATTCTCACACTGTATTTAAAATGTCTTTAAAAAATGCATGAGTTAATTTGGTTAACTTGTTATAATAGTTTCAACCGACAATCCAGTGTGTTGACCTAGCCAGCTTGCCACATTGGTCGAGGCAAAGAATATCATGTCTAATATTATCTAAATGGCTCCTTAAACAGACCAATAATGTTCTGTAGCTCGTTGGGCTGTAGTTGTGGGTTAAAGGTCATCCACTGCTGCAGTTTACAGTGCCATGGAAACgcaaaacacaaataaaaacaaaaaatagcAATTGTACAACACTAAGAAAACTGTTACAATGAAATTCAATAATGCACAATACAAAAGGAAAAGTCGGTAGCAAATGAGCAATTTACCAACGCAAGCCAATTAGTCTTCATGATATATCAGTTAGTTTGAATGGATTACATTAGCCTGAATTAATTACCGGTCAGGCTGATGTGAAACACGAATAAGTTTGCAAGGAGCTCAAAGAATCAATGGAaaccaagtcaggagtgtgatgaaatattcaCCACTTACCAGGATGGATGCAGCCACAGCAAGACTCAGGCAGTTCGTTTGATCAGTGCCCCTGCTACTGCACTTAATATCCACCCTCTCCACCagtgtaccatggctgcagtgtgtactatctactagatgcactgcagcaactcacaaagCTGACTTCGACAGACACTCCCAgtcctgcgacctccaccaccgaggATGAGAACAGTAATGTTACATGAACTTCcatgttaagaaagaaagacctttcatttatagcgcctttcacgaccacaggacgtcccaaagcactttacagccaatgaagttcttttgaagtgcagtcactgttgtaatgtaggatatgcggcagccaatttgcgcacaacaagctcccacaaacagcaatgtgttaatgactattttagtgatgttggttgagggataaattgaccaggacagtgggaagaacacCCCAGCtctgcttcgaaatagtgccatggatctttcTGTTTTCAcccgagaaggcagacagggcctcggtttaataacTCATCCGAATGTCAACATCCTaaactccgatagtgcagcactctctcagttctGCACCAGAatgtagcctagattttgtgctcaagcctctggagtggggcatgaatccacgaccttcaaaggccagagtgctaccattgagctatTTCCCCTCGAAatcacactccatcctgacttggacacatgCTACTGGTTCTTCATTGTtattgggtcaatatcctggaattccctacccaacacCATTGTGAGTgcacagtcaccacacggactgcagtgattgcagggtaactagggatgggcaataaatgcgtccTTCCCAGCATTGGCTACTTCCTGagaacagaatttttaaaaagtcgatTCACAATAAAAATTACATCATGCCTTTCAAAATGACCAATCTAGGCAATTGTCCAAACTACAGCCACTGGGTCAcatgcacctcctcctccctccgagTCCTGGTAACCTCGCAGCCCAGGTAACACATCCCATTGTGCGTTTATTTCTGGTTTGTAGGCCTGGAGCTTTAGAAAGGGCTGTTTTCAGCACTGTTGCcttattggtggataaatcctaaagcaGAACCAAGTTAATATCTGCAATTTGAGAGAGACGAAAATGAATAGGAACATGGATTTGAACTTATACGTGTCCCTATCCTTTGCTGGGTGACAATAGTGGTAAATGAAGTTAGATTTGTCTTTCATTGTCACCCATTGCAGTGCCTCTGAACTAGGTGACACAATTGGATGTAAAATAATGTCTTCTTTATCCATCTAGTGAATTGATCGAGAGATCGAGTACCAAAATATAACTGGCACAAAACAAGGTGAAGGAACTAGATTCACTTTCCATACCCTTACTTACGCATTGCCTAGTTCATTGTTTCTCATACAAACTGAATCAGGTGACAAAATAGTTACTAAAATTATCTACTACTATGTATCACTCGATTGATCGACAGAAGTAGATAGAGTTGGTCGATATAACTCAATCCATTTTCACTTCCACGTGTCACCTAATTCTTTACTTAGTTTTATTATCTAATACTATGATCAACCTTAGTCCTCTCTATTTCGATACCTAGTTCTTTCAATTCATTCTACTGTACAACCCTATGACCTAGTTCTACTATTTAGTTCTGGTGTCTTGTTCAACTGGTGTCTTGTTcaactgcctaagccctaagctctggaattccctccctaaatctcgccGCCTCTCAACCTTTCCCTCCACCTTTAaggtgttccttaaaacctacctgtcctCTTTATgatgctcagtgtcaatttttgtctgataaccctcCTTTGAAgtgcttgggacattttactactttaaagccgctatataaatgcaagttgttggtgttctATTACCTATTTCACCAGGGGCTGTTGATAAATTCTAATACATATTGTGTCACCGGTTCTATAATCTGGCTGTTACGTagttcttgaatctgcttccacctccctttcaggcagtgcattccagatcattacaactcactgcataaaaaacaatatttcttcatgttgcctctggctcttttgccgatcaccttaaatctgtgtcctctggttaccgatccttctgccactggaaactgtttctccttatttatcatCTATTAAaaccctacatgattttgaacacctctatcaaatctccccttaaccttctctgttctaaggagagcaaccccagcttctccagtctctccacataactgaagtccctcagccttgtaccattctagtaagtctcttctgcaccctctctaaggccttgacatccttcctaaagtgtggtgcccagaattggacacaatactccaggtgtggcctaaccagtgttttataaagatttagcataactttcttgcttttattaataatgcctttattaataaagcccaggatcacatatgcttttttaacagccttctcaacttgtcctgtcaccttcaaagatttgtgtacatacaccccaggtccctctgttcctgcactccctttaaaattgtaccatttaatttatattgcctcttctaattatttctaccaaaatgcatcacttcacacttctctgcattaaattgcatctaccatgtatctgcccatttcaccagtctgtctacgtcttcctgaagtctgttactatcctccacattgtttacatttctgaatttcgtgtcatctgcaaactttgaaattataccctctatacccaagtcctggtcattaatatatatcaaaaagagcagtggtcctaatactgatccctggggaacaccactgtatacttccctccagtctgaaaaacaaccgttcaccactactctctgctttctgtcacttagccaattttgtatccacgctaccactgtccctttaatcccatatgctttactattatgtggtactttatcaaatgcctattgaaagtccatatacacaacatcaaccgcactaccctcatcaaccctctctattacttcatcaTAGAACTCcaacaagttagtcaaacatgatttttctttaacaaatccatggtgACTTTCatctattagcccatacttttccaagtgccaattaattttgttgattattgtctctaaaagtttccccaccaccaacattaggctgactggcctgtaattgccaggtttatcactctccccttttttgaacaaggggataaaatttgcaatcctccagtcctctggcaccgcccctgttatctaaggaggattggaagattgtggccagagccttcgcaatttccaccctttcttccctcaATAGCTTagtatgcatcccatctggatcaggtgacttttctactttgagtactgccaatcttttaaaccTCCTGTTTAGCTATTTTTATCCTACCCAATATcattactacttcctcctttactgccacaatagcagcattttttaaaaattcattcatgggatgtgggcatcgctggcaaggccagcatttattgcccatccctaattgccattgagaaggtggtggtgagacgccttcttgaaccactgcagtccgtgtggtgaagattctccccgtgaagactgatgcgaagtattcatttattatctcagccat
The DNA window shown above is from Heptranchias perlo isolate sHepPer1 chromosome 8, sHepPer1.hap1, whole genome shotgun sequence and carries:
- the LOC137324224 gene encoding transcription factor Ovo-like 2; translated protein: MPRAFLVKRKDPYPEVRDWNELPDEERADTYIPVNLSCFLSYQEEGKTEDPAPGTTGLDRLLNDSDERRLPYKTEPDQENAEEQVLGSEFKKRSVLRTKIKITTGECSEATFRCQVCSKGFRLQRMLNRHLKCHSQVKRHLCTYCGKGFNDTFDLKRHVRTHTGIRPYKCSLCHKAFTQRCSLESHLKKIHGVTQKYSYKERRAKLYVCEECGFTAMNQEDLYLHMRQNHPENPLLKKTSKKIAAALQNKLNSVLQNSDENKDSE